The window GGTGTTTGAGTTTTTTAAGTCCGTTAAAAAACAGGAAAAAACAGAAAAAAACTAAAAAACAGAAATATGGAGATAAATACGTATAAAAATATAAATAAATATAAAAATTTATTTATTTATGTGTTTGTTCGTCTATGTATTTTTATGAAGGCAGGGCTTTACCTCTTTATAGGTTTAGCCCTTTAGTGGTTACTCTTTAAATTCGTATGCTTCCGCCGCATTGTATGGCGTAGGATTTATCGCATTGCTATCCGTTCCTATGGGTTTGTAGATGTTCGAGTTTTTAGCCCCTTTGATGATGATGTATTCTTTTTCGTCATATCGTTTTAGAAACTCCCACAAGGCATTATTCGACAATACCTCTACGGCTTGCGCTTTGGCTAGGCTTTTTATCTCTCTAGCCAGATCGCTTTGGATTATCCCCATACGATTATCTTTGATGATTTGTAGAGCAAGCTCGAGCGTGTATCTCTCCTTATCGGTTAGGGCATATTTGTAATAATCAGCCTGCACTAGCTTAAAATCAGCCCCGTTGATAATAAAGGCTTTATGCTCAGCGCCGTTTCTTGCTTTGGTGGGCTTTAGCGTTACGGCCAGCTTGCCCTCGCTTTTGTCCTGGTCGGTGGTTTTGTTGGATAGAAAATATGCGGTATCTACGCTATCGATAAAGGCTGTCGCGCCTTTGTAAGCTTCGTTGTTCTCATCGGGATTTTTGCTTTGCTTGGGTTGGTGGTGCAAAAATATTACGGTAGCCCCATTGTCTCTAAACGCCTTTAGGCTGTTGAGGTATGGCATTACTACGCTGTCGCTTCCTAAGTCTCCTTTGATGAAATCTCGTATGCTATCAATGATAACTAGCGTTCCTTTTAGTTCATTTGGCGTAAGGTTCTCGGCTAGGTCGCTTAATACGCTGTATCGATCTATCGACTGCCCCTCGCTGTTTTGTTTAAAGAGCGGGTAGTATTCTATTTTTGAGTAGGTTTTTAATATTTCATCTACACGCCTACGTTTTAGCGTGGTGTAACCGTTGTCGCCGTCTAAATAGATAAGTCTGCTTATTTTTTGAGCATCCAAGAGCCACACGCCTAAAACTAGAGCTAAAAAGCTCTTGCCGCTTCCTCCGGTGGCGTATATCGTCGTTATGCTTTGCTCCATTAAAAAATCGTCTATGAGCCAAACGGGGTTAAAGTTCGCTATCT of the uncultured Campylobacter sp. genome contains:
- a CDS encoding AAA family ATPase; the encoded protein is MNGGLLNFSDDDFINAPKALPVYENTSIKPDMRKSDEVKKKGKIKLNFNSLSEFRIYPDEIANFNPVWLIDDFLMEQSITTIYATGGSGKSFLALVLGVWLLDAQKISRLIYLDGDNGYTTLKRRRVDEILKTYSKIEYYPLFKQNSEGQSIDRYSVLSDLAENLTPNELKGTLVIIDSIRDFIKGDLGSDSVVMPYLNSLKAFRDNGATVIFLHHQPKQSKNPDENNEAYKGATAFIDSVDTAYFLSNKTTDQDKSEGKLAVTLKPTKARNGAEHKAFIINGADFKLVQADYYKYALTDKERYTLELALQIIKDNRMGIIQSDLAREIKSLAKAQAVEVLSNNALWEFLKRYDEKEYIIIKGAKNSNIYKPIGTDSNAINPTPYNAAEAYEFKE